The region CCACGCAGGCCTCCCTTCTCTTCGTGGCCACCGTCGGCGAAGAAGGGAGCGGCGACCTGAGAGGGGTAAAGCATCTCTTCAGCGCTGACGGAGCTGCAGTCGGAGCTGGTGGGTTCATCTCTCTGGATGGGGCGGGGCTCAACCGAATCGTGGTCCGGGGCCTCGGCTCTCGTCGGTATCGGATCACCATTTCGGGGGCCGGAGGTCACTCGTGGTTGGATTGGGGGGCGCCGAACCCGATTCATCACCTGACCGAGCTGGGCAGGAGGCTCACAGAGATCGGACTCGAGGTTGAGCCACAATCCACACTCACAATTGCGCGCATCGGTGGCGGAAAGAGCATCAACGCCATCCCTCAGGAGGCTTGGCTCGAGATCGACACTCGGTGCACCGACGCCGATGTGCTCGAACGGCTTGGTGACCACATCACTCACATCGCAAACGAAGTCGCTGCGGCCGAACCCGCGCTTTCCGTGTCGCGGACGGTCATCGGCGACCGGCCTGGTGGGATCACCGACCCCCGGGCGCGCCTCGCTCGCGCAGCGATCGACGCGACGCGCGCGATTCACCGCAACCCCATCTTGGCCCTGTCGTCGACGGACGCCAACGTACCGATGGCCGCCGGGGTCCCCGCCATCACGATTGGCTGCGGAGGAGAAGCTGGCCTCGCGCACACGACGGACGAGTGGTATCGGAACGTCCACGGCCCCGAAGGCGTCATCCGAGCACTCTACACTGTGCTCGCGGCTGCCGGGGTCACGAACTAAGCCAACGCCGCTCAGCGGCGGCCGTGGCTTTCAGCGAAAGATCCGCCCAGCGGACCCTTTGCTTCAGCTCGCTCCCGTCACCACGGAGTGATCAGTCACCAGAAGCCTTCCCGATACATCGGACAGCGACGAGTTACCGCCGATCAGCGAGTGCTGGAGACGGACCCGGGTCAGCTCGCTGCTCGCGCCAACAACAGTGTGCTCAAGCTCCGAGTCTGTAACCGTCGTCCCAGTCTCCAGCGTCACGTTCGGTCCGATTTTGCCTCCGCGGACGGTGACGCCAGCCTCGATGCGGACCGGCTCGACGATCTCTGCACCCTCAACGGACGCTCTCTGGTCGACCCCACCATGCCCGATCTTGAGCAAATGCTCATTCGTTTCGAGCAACGTCTCGGGCTTCCCGGCGTCCCACCAACCCTCGACCGGGGCCGTGATGAGCCCACTGCCTTGGTCGACCATGTACTGGAAAGCGTCGGTCAGGTAGAACTCACCGGATGGCCCTGGATCGACGGAGAGCGTGTGACGTACTCCTTCGAAGAGGAGTTCGTGATCACGGATGTAGTACAGTCCGATATTCGCCAGCTTCGACACCGGCTCACTCGGTTTCTCGACGATCTGCTTC is a window of Longimicrobiales bacterium DNA encoding:
- a CDS encoding sugar phosphate nucleotidyltransferase, which codes for MKAVIPLAGKGTRLRPHTHNTPKPLLKVAGKPVLAYILDDLLELGVDEVVFILGHLRDTMQTWIETEYPQITGHYVVQEVQDGTAGAIALAEPFVDEDVLIIFADAVLEVDYGLTETLGAQYGAIIWAKEVEDYQRYGVIVTNEDGTMKQIVEKPSEPVSKLANIGLYYIRDHELLFEGVRHTLSVDPGPSGEFYLTDAFQYMVDQGSGLITAPVEGWWDAGKPETLLETNEHLLKIGHGGVDQRASVEGAEIVEPVRIEAGVTVRGGKIGPNVTLETGTTVTDSELEHTVVGASSELTRVRLQHSLIGGNSSLSDVSGRLLVTDHSVVTGAS
- a CDS encoding M20/M25/M40 family metallo-hydrolase, translated to MDEITAHRRVSEAVARIRSTDEATLCDQIELSEIPAPPFGESMRAQAMAKRLGKAGLSNIRSDAVGNVLAERNGSTDDAPLVLTAHLDTVFPEGTDVSVTRKRDTLSGPGISDNARGLAALLSVARALESCGITTQASLLFVATVGEEGSGDLRGVKHLFSADGAAVGAGGFISLDGAGLNRIVVRGLGSRRYRITISGAGGHSWLDWGAPNPIHHLTELGRRLTEIGLEVEPQSTLTIARIGGGKSINAIPQEAWLEIDTRCTDADVLERLGDHITHIANEVAAAEPALSVSRTVIGDRPGGITDPRARLARAAIDATRAIHRNPILALSSTDANVPMAAGVPAITIGCGGEAGLAHTTDEWYRNVHGPEGVIRALYTVLAAAGVTN